Proteins from one Candidatus Methylomirabilis sp. genomic window:
- a CDS encoding histidine kinase dimerization/phosphoacceptor domain -containing protein, protein LTPLYDGRGGLRNFVQVTRDSSERRHSQEQITRSLNEKEVLLKELHHRVKNNLQLVSSLLNLQAASVKDTQARRLFAESQTRIRSMALIHEILYASEDLAKVNFGEYVPRLVAHLCRSYAVEREAVDLHIHADEVLVGAEKAIPCGLIINELVANALKHAFPAGTRGEIRIDFHRDGGGKCELIIQDTGVGFPADLDVRNAKSSGLQLVSTLVDQLGGSVEYRSDRGVQVTMGFPGLEG, encoded by the coding sequence TCTGACGCCCCTCTACGATGGCCGCGGAGGCCTCCGCAACTTCGTGCAGGTGACGCGCGACAGCAGCGAGCGCAGGCACTCCCAGGAGCAGATCACGCGGTCGCTGAACGAGAAGGAGGTCCTCCTCAAGGAACTCCATCACCGCGTGAAGAACAATTTGCAGCTCGTCTCGAGCCTGCTCAACTTGCAGGCCGCCTCCGTGAAGGACACGCAGGCGCGGAGGCTGTTCGCGGAGAGCCAGACCCGCATCAGGTCCATGGCCCTGATCCATGAGATCCTGTATGCCTCGGAGGATCTGGCCAAGGTCAATTTCGGGGAATACGTCCCGCGGCTCGTCGCGCATCTGTGCCGCTCGTACGCCGTCGAGCGCGAGGCGGTCGACCTGCACATTCACGCCGACGAGGTGCTGGTGGGGGCGGAGAAGGCCATTCCGTGCGGGCTCATCATCAACGAGCTGGTCGCGAATGCGCTCAAACACGCCTTCCCGGCGGGAACGAGAGGCGAGATTCGGATCGACTTCCACCGTGACGGTGGCGGGAAGTGCGAACTCATCATCCAGGATACCGGGGTGGGATTTCCGGCCGATCTGGACGTTCGAAACGCCAAGTCGTCGGGGCTGCAATTGGTCTCCACCCTGGTCGATCAGCTGGGGGGGAGTGTGGAGTATCGGAGCGACAGGGGGGTGCAGGTGACGATGGGGTTCCCGGGATTGGAGGGTTGA